The segment gtgggaaccgaaagcaaagggattacagctaatgcctttagctgtgcggctgtgcgagctgtccgattccgctttgtactccgcttgtgtgtattagtgagttcgctgcactgcctaccgcactccactgaccgaattgtcgcgacagagaaattaatagccagcaatgcgtgtatgtaggtgtatgtaagtgtgttttagcaccgaattgtgattaaccgccgaaaatttgctagggctaacaaatgtcgatcgcgaatgattattaattgacactgcaactcagagatcacgtcggggtcaccaaattttatgtggagataatgttttttatccccaatcggccgactaattatttcgaattaaataaactcggcgcagaaataaaattacgatatgttctttaatgcgtgacatccaaattgcaagtgtggatTGCCACGCCTTTACaatgccgctccgatcgctaagcgcagcttcgctcggccgacgtcggtaggcagacgcaaagcggagatagcgaagagcgagctggcagagagcgtttagcagggcaagcaagcgcaaagctttaacaaacaaatgagtgacatagacataagtaacaaacaaaataagcggctgagggccaagaagcaggtgctatttggcaagcagctaatcggctgggttctgctccgaacattatGCATTTTGGAAACTATTTGTACCCAAGCCAACAGCATGCTAAATATGGCATCGCATACAATGATAAAATTATGACATGTTAATCGATATGAGGAGAGAATAATGTTAGCTGTCGATCGGGGTAGCCCTCCACCGATCGGCCTATAGTCCAAGCCCAAGTCAAAGGAAAATGATGAATGGAAGGGTAAGGTTAGTAGTATTTAAACCAAGCACAGGCCAACGTAGGAATTCGATTTAGATAGATgtcatttttgttttgttatgGCTGTGAGAGCTTTCCAGTTTAGTAGTAGTAGTATTTTTTGGAGATAATTTTTGGGATAGTTTAAATGTTTGTCTCTCTTAGTGTGGAGAGCGAGAGGGTACAATGCTTACAGCAACTGAGGAGCCGTTTTTGCCAATGCCGCCTTGAGTAAACATTTTTCGGAAATTGATTATATTCAAGGTATAACCGAATGTAATAAATACTAATATTGTGTAATTCCATGAAACGCCCACGATTGGTATCTAGTAAAGATGAAAGATTGCAAGAAAACATAATAAAGTTTAGAGGATTCGTCAACTGCATTCAAAGGATGAGTATAAAATTTGGAAAAAAATGTTGGTTAGGGGAAAAAAACGTTATCGCAGAGTGCTCACAGCCGCCAGTTGCACGTGACTGTGACTGGGACTGTGAATACCTTCCACTTGGCTTACAAACTACGCTTAAGGAGGATACATATAGAAAATATAATTATATAGTTTAGATTGTAGATTTAGACCGGTGTTGTTGTTAAGGGTAGGAGTATATCCAAAAACCAAGACAGAATATAGACGTAAAAGTATATAGGAGGACTATAGAGACAATATATGTATCAGAGCTGGACAGATGGACAGGGCAAACACATGTACATTAATTTTGTTTAAACAAACAAGGAAACAATAATTGTTGTCTTAACTTGTCTTCACTTGGCAGCTGCCGAGAGTTCAAGTGGTTGTAGTTTTGTGGTATTCAAGGCATGCTCACGTATAGATTTTCGAATATATATCACAATTTGGTATCATTCTTTTGAAGCGCAAGGCAGGATTGCAGCCGCATCGTCGATAAACCAAAGTACACAATAACAAGAAAATAACAACAGCACAAAATTAGGTAGGGTAGGGTGGGGTAGGGTAGACAAGCAATTTAGGGAAATAGAGAGCGGGGGTTGGTTGGGGTGATTCAGAAAGAACCTCACGCCACGCACCTTCTTCCAGACTGGGCTGGGCCGCCTGCCAGCAGCtatattgtatatatgtatatatataaagtatatagAAAAGGGGGAACGGAGCCCTTCGAGAATGGGTTTGGGTCACAATCATATCAGATCAATTCAGAGAAGCCAAaaaattttttgttgtgtttgaATATGTGTGTGCAGTAGTGTTGGGCAACGTCGTTCTTTAAGtttaaaatgaaatgaaatttttaTTGAACGAGAAAGGAACATAAAAGAACGATCACTAgttatttttttgttagttttgTACCCAACACTAATGCGTACGTGCTTTTAGTAGTAGTAGTAATAGTGttcgtttgtgtgtgtgtgtgtgtgtgtgtgtcaagACTTACAGCAACTGTGGAGCCATTCTTGCCAACACCACCGGCTTTAATGACGGAAAATACATAAGTTAGGGAGAGCAGACCGCACACAATGGTCGTTATGGCCGGACCATACCAAAGCTGAATGTCGCCAATGCCGATCTGCATATGCATTTAGGTATATGTATGCATAGGTATGGTATACATGTGTTATACgtgtgtgttgttgttttgttggcGAATTAGAGTTTGGTTTAAGAGAGCGCGGAGGGCAGAGCACACGCATTATGTACATAGAAGTAAAAGTGGTTAGACGATTACAAATACTGGAGATGGTTTGGTTGCTTAAGTAACTGGGCGCCTAATAGCTCGAGATATagtcatacatatgtatatacaataCGTATTGATGTGGAGGGAGTTGTGTTTGGTCCTGGCTCCAATCCCCAGACTTCATCTTCATGCCAGGCAAATGgtaaatgaaaaataataattaacaGATGCTAAACTTTCAATCAAATCAAAGCTAGCATCAACAACACCAAATCGGAACCATAACGCTCACAACTCGACTAGAACAGAACTTAATGCGGCATTAGTGGCAACGGAGCAGCAGCTTAAGCTCCGCTGCAGCGTCAGCAACTTGAACTATAAACTCTATGCTAAATGGATAGAATATACATAGTCTTAACGATCTaaatataaaaaggaaaaaaaaaactaaaaagaAATTCAAAGAACTTCCGGAATGGAGAATGCTTCAAAACGAAAACGTATCATTAAACGGGCTTTCGGCCTGTCCACGGACTGTGCGTTCCCACGCCTACCTTGGTCAGCCAGAACTCAGGACCCAGGATCGCCGACACCAGATGAATGGCTATAATCGAGAACTGTGCCTCCGTCACGTCGATGCGTCCGAAGCGCATCGTTCCAGACACATATGTCTGCCAGTGGGCGCAGTAGAACAAGGCAATGGCACAGAAGCACTGAAAGAAAGCGAACAACGAGAATGTATCTTTTTTGGTTCTGGATCTACTCTACTCACCTGAAAGAAGAGCCAATTGGGATAGTGCCCCAGTTGGCAAGAGATACAGGCCGAGAGCGCCACGAACACAGTCGATATCGAGTCACAGCCATGATCAAACAGCTCCCCCAGCGGCGTTGATGTGTTCGTGCGACGCGCCTGTTTGCCGTCAATCGAGTCCAGGCTCTGGTAGACAAACAGTCCCAGGGCGCATAGCGCACAGGTCCAACGTGGTGGGGCCTCAACGCCATTTGGACTGTAGCTGTAACGGAAGATACAATTAATAGAATATTAGTTATGGATGAGTGATCTCTGGACAGCTTCTAGAGTGCCCATAGAAGCGGGAATAAAACTAAAATAAGGTTTACCCAGGCCCCTCACCGAACGACCCGACCGGCCCGACCTATCCCCTGGTCGGTAAATTAAACACTGACGTCAGTCAGCATAAAGTCGCCTGATGGTCAAAGGTCTGTTCTCGAGCTAAACTTTATAATTATCAATCAGGTTGGAAATCGAATAAAATCACTTTTTCGCTGTTGCGGCTGTTGATTAACGATAAGCAATCTCCCTACCCCTCCCCCCGGTCCCTGGTATGTCCATCCAATCAGCTGATTTTGTGGTTCCGGCTCGACATTTTCGGTAGACAACTTACTCACCAACGAGAGAGTGGGAAAGTCTATTATAAAGAGAGCCCCACTGAACCCAAGCTGGCTGAGAAGCATCACGGCTTGCTCTCGGTGTTTTAAAACATATACAAATAGTACCAGCGAAActagaatataaaatacataCAAAGAAGTGCAAATAGAACCGGCCTGTTTGCTGTCTGTTCGAGAGCTTTTGTGAATGAACATCcagatatgtatatacatactcGTTcgttatatatatatctttTCGGGTTAAAAATAACAGAGGCAAACAAGTGAGGCGCAGCCATTAAGGTTCCCGTTCCCACTGGCAATTTATTTCGTGTTCCTCTGCTCAGGTGCTTTCAGTGCCTTCGTTCCTTTTGGTTCCTCTGTCGTTTGTGCGATCCGGCGATTAGTGTGCCTTTGTTTATTGTCGCCTTTTTCTGTGAcggcctcagcctcagccccaAAGAAATGCGCCGAGCCGACGACAAGTAGAGAAATTATTGTTGAGATTACTTTACTTATATATTTTGCTATATTTCGCGCAATTTGTACATGCATAttaatatgtacatatgtgtaatGGGGCAAAATGGCGAGACGCCTTTGCTATCTTATCTGTGGCATAGTTTATGCCCGACTacgtgtgtgtgggggggctctggctctccctctctctctctctatccgTCGCCACTTATAATGGTTATCGTACTCGTAGTTATGACACGAAATGATTTGGTATCGCTTGGGGCATTATGAAACGAGGAATGCTGAAAGCGTGTAACCAATCCTTGAGGTACACCAAATAATAATTTGATCGCAACTGGTTTTGGCGCATTTCTCTATCCATCGTGTTGGTGgtaggaaaaataaaaacaacttTCACTCAAATCGCTTCACTTGCCTCGATTTATATTCACGGATCAGCTGATCGAGCAGAGGTGCTTACAGCACGGAGTTGCCGGACAGCGTAGGACAGTCATAGGGTTGCCAGATCGGCCAACCAGTTTGAAAGTTGAGCGCCAACCGGAAAATCGCGCGGGCcccaaattttaaattttaaatttcaaatttcaaatttcaaatGAGAGGAGAACTAGCCTGCAGCGTTCCCCACCACAGTGGCAGACGCCCCGAGGCATTTGGCCCAGGGAGCAGGCAGTTGAGAAGCCGGCCCAGCTAAGCCTTGGTACAGGAACTCCACTTAAGGCGCCCCTTAGAGTGCTGCCAGCACTGACTGTGTCTGCACCAGCAGAAGTCCCTGTCAATCCCTTTGACTTCAGCAGTGCTTCCACAGACAAAAGCGGTACAGGAGCAAAGAGAGATCTGCGGGCGATCCTGGCTTCGCTGGTAGAAAAGTCAACGGAATTGTCGAAGATGCTGAGGGACGCCCGTTATCTCAACAAGGAGATGAAAGAGTTGGCGCAGAACGTGGTGAGGATGCAAAAGTCCGCGCTTCACAGCTTCGACGCAAAGTTTCAGAGGAAGGAGAGGGTGGAGCGGCGTGATCAGGAGACGCAGTGCTCCCCTCAACACGGTGCGCCGAAAAGGAAGCTGGACAAGCCGACGAGGAGCTCGCCGAAGCGGAGAAACAATATGAGTGGCCATCCCACGTCGCAGTCCCACGAACAACCGGCAAGGAAGACCGAAACAGCTGCACCTACCGAAGGTGAATAGGAGAAGGTGAAGAGCAGAGCGCACGCCCGGAAGCCAAGGCCCCGTCCGGATGTCATTATCATCGAGCCAAAAGGGGAAATGACTTACGCGGAGATCCTTAACCTCGTCACCCGCAACCAGAGCGAGAAGATGAAGAAGGTCGGCGAGAGTGTGAGTAGAGTGAAGCGCACAGCCAAAGGTGCTCTTTGGCACCTGCTTCGCGAGGACATAGGCACTGTCCTAGGAGGCAAGGTGGAGGCGCGAGCACTCACCCAGCAGACGAGGCTAGAGATGCTCGACTTGGATGAGATGGCTACCACGGAGGACGTGAGGAAGGCCTTCAGCGAGCAAATGGGGATTACTCTCGATGCGGACGCCATTAAGAGTTTGCGCCCAGGCTTCGGTGGTACCCAGCGGGCTGTTATTTGCCTGCCGGTGACCCTTGCGACGAAGGCGCTATCCGTTGGAAAGGTAAAAGTGGCATGGTCCGTCTGCCGCATACGGGAGCGAAACCTGCCGTTAAAGTGCTTCAGGTGCCTTGAGATCGGCCACGTTGCACTAAATTGCAAAAGCTCTGTGGACAGAAGCGGGTGGTGCTTCCGCTGCGGGTCTGCGGAGCACAAGGTAAGCGACTGCCACAATGAGGCAAAATGCTTCCTTTGTGTCGGAATGGGCAACCCCCACACACACGTAGCTGGTAGCCACAGGTGCCCCATGGCACCCAAAGAGAAGGCAAGTCAATACGCTGGACATGGTTAGGTTTTACCAAAATAAACCTAAACCATTGCGAGGTTGCCACAGATCTGCTCTCTCTGTCGGTGCGTGAAACGAGATCGGACGTTGCCATAATTAGCGAACCCTACATTTCCCCCGAGGATGGATTCTGGGTCCAAAGCTCCTCAGGCAAAGCAGCAATATGGGCTTGCGGTAAGCCTCCTCTGCGGCCCTCAGTGTGCGTtgagttccgacatttcgtcagGTCAAAACTGGGGAACTTATGGATTTACAGCTGCTATCTccccccaagcttgagccgtCATAGCTTCGCTGCGGCGATGGACGAATTGGCCGACGACGCCAGGCACCACAAACCAAATGTGATTGCTGGCGACTTCAATGCTTGGGCCCAGGAGTGGGGCAGCGACAtctccagaagcagcagctcggACGCCATATACAAGGGACACGCGCTGCTTGAGGCCTTCGCTGCGCTGGACGTAGTATTGTTGAATCAGGGGACCGCGAATACCTTCAACAGGGGTGGCTCTGGGTCAgtcatcgaccttacattCGCCTCTAGTAGCCTTtgccctctgtccacctgGCGCCTGGGGAACCACTATACGGCCAGTGACCACAAGGCAGTGGTGTTCTCGATAGGCGGAGAAGGTGGTCGCAGACTGACCAGGGCAACGCAGACAAGCCGGAGAGCAGCCTACAATCCCGAATCAATGCGGATTCCAAGGTTCTTGGAGGCGCTGAGGCATATGGAGGTCGGAGGCTCAGCTCAACAGATGGTCAACCAGCTTTTGGAGTCCCTACTGCTCGCATGCGATGCCAGTATGAGTCGCAAGAAGCCATTCAAGGGTAAGCAATCGCCGACCTATTGGTGGAACGACGAGATCCAGGAGGCCAGACGCACTTGCCTGTCAGCTAGAAGGCGATATCAACGGGCTCGCAGAAGGAGTGGCACTAGCTGGCCAAGGCTACAGGCGGAGTACTGCGGAGCTAGAAAAGCGCTAAAGAACGCTATCAAGGAGAGCA is part of the Drosophila miranda strain MSH22 chromosome Y unlocalized genomic scaffold, D.miranda_PacBio2.1 Contig_Y1_pilon, whole genome shotgun sequence genome and harbors:
- the LOC117190366 gene encoding choline/ethanolaminephosphotransferase 1-like isoform X6, with protein sequence MFIHKSSRTDSKQAGSICTSFYSPNGVEAPPRWTCALCALGLFVYQSLDSIDGKQARRTNTSTPLGELFDHGCDSISTVFVALSACISCQLGHYPNWLFFQCFCAIALFYCAHWQTYVSGTMRFGRIDVTEAQFSIIAIHLVSAILGPEFWLTKIGIGDIQLWYGPAITTIVCGLLSLTYVFSVIKAGGVGKNGSTVAGTSVLSPSIPLTLVVLPALIIAQKSPENLFTEHASVYIMAFGMVAAKITNKLVIAHMTKSEMEYLDWSLLGPSLLFLNQYFNCIVPEIWLLWFMLIWGTQDLLRYCSQVCLEICQHLRINLFRIPYNPKAGVPHPATASVSSQSNLGSSADKNGGTSHRKYKTKPH